A window of the Branchiostoma floridae strain S238N-H82 chromosome 12, Bfl_VNyyK, whole genome shotgun sequence genome harbors these coding sequences:
- the LOC118426995 gene encoding blastula protease 10-like, which yields MEHRDVNVNFVNISINQVGAAIHELGHTVGFFHEQSRPDRDSYVKVLWENVRKNQKHNFEKYDWDRVNDFNIPYDYISVMHYRSDEFATRVGRRKLRTVVTTDPFFQDLIGQRISLSFFDIKLANAMYGCSGENTLPSKHSRDL from the exons ATGGAACACAGAGACG TGAATGTGAACTTTGTCAATATTTCTATTAACCAGGTTGGAGCTGCCATCCATGAACTCGGCCACACCGTCGGCTTCTTCCACGAGCAGAGCAGACCAGACCGCGACTCGTACGTCAAGGTCCTGTGGGAGAACGTCCGCAAGAACCAGAAACACAACTTTGAAAAGTACGACTGGGACCGAGTCAACGACTTCAACATCCCGTACGACTACATTTCCGTCATGCACTACAGATCGGAC GAATTCGCTACCCGCGTTGGCCGGAGAAAGCTGCGTACAGTGGTGACCACTGACCCCTTCTTCCAggatctgattggtcagcgGATTTCTCTCAGCTTCTTCGACATCAAGCTCGCGAACGCCATGTATGGCTGCAGTGGTGAGAACACACTCCCATCTAAACACTCACGTGACTTGTGA
- the LOC118428162 gene encoding plasminogen-like, whose protein sequence is MCRTHTSLGAEECPRSSYVQISEPPRPRTLPPRTRTWSIPARSGERSKSKENAIIKPKKSKKASKCYPKNGASYRGKLSTTIHGESCLSWSDTLDRDVSVHTYPGGLAGVGKHNFCRNPPYPYSSRPWCYVKSSRYWDYCDIPLCRDRDGSGVSKEINSKKHRKGYKSRERGRKHRLWLRRRPSSKPADTEDRSH, encoded by the exons ATGTGCCGGACGCACACGTCCCTCGGTGCCGAGGAGTGTCCCCGCAGTAGTTACGTACAGATCAGCGAGCCCCCTCGGCCCCGGACCCTACCGCCCCGGACCAGGACCTGGAGTATCCCCGCCCGCTCAGGGGAGCGCAGCAAGAGTAAGGAGAACGCCATCATCAAACCGAAGAAATCCAAAA AAGCTTCCAAGTGCTACCCGAAGAACGGCGCCTCCTACCGGGGCAAGCTCAGTACGACAATCCACGGCGAGTCCTGCCTGTCCTGGAGCGACACCTTGGACCGTGACGTCAGCGTGCACACCTACCCTGGCGGGCTGGCCGGGGTGGGGAAGCACAACTTCTGCCGTAACCCTCCCTACCCTTACAGCTCCCGCCCCTGGTGTTACGTCAAGTCCAGCCGGTACTGGGACTACTGTGATATCCCGCTCTGTCGAGACAGGGACGGGTCAGGCGTATCTAAGGAGATAAACAGTAAGAAACATAGAAAGGGCTACAAGAGTAGGGAGAGGGGGAGGAAGCATAGACTGTGGCTACGCAGACGTCCTTCCTCTAAACCAGCTGATACCGAGGATAGGAGTCATTAA